A window of Kyrpidia spormannii genomic DNA:
CGTTTGACGTTAAATCCGGTGTCTCACATTGATCCCATCGGGTTGTTGTTGATTCTGTTCGGACCCTTTGGCTGGGCCAAACCCGTCCCCATCAACCCCCTGGTCTTTCGGGATCGCAAATGGGCTTTGGCTGCGGTGTACGCCGCCGGCCCGGCAGCAAACTTGGTTATCGCCGTTGCACTGGCCCTCGTGTGGAACATGACCGGCGGGGCGGCCGCGTCCCTGCCGGGATTATGGGGGACATTTTTGACCGGGGTTTTCGGATATTCGGTACTGATCAACGTGGTCTTGGCCCTCTTTAATCTGATCCCCGTACCACCTCTTGACGGCGGCCGGCTGCTGGAGTTGGCGGTGGCCAGGCGGCTCGGGAGGGCCTGGCATACCTTTGCGACAATCGGGCCTTTTGTCCTTCTGTTGGTGGTCATCACACCTCTGAGCCAATACGTGATTGTTCCGTGGGTGTTTGGAGGACTGCGTTTGTTCGCGGCCTGGACGGGTTACACGTTTTAGGTGCGGGCGACGGGGAGGGGGAAGGGTGGCCTATGACGTGCGGGTGGGGTCTTTTGAGGGGCCCCTAGACCTTTTACTGCATCTTGTGGAGACGAGAAAATTCAATATATGGGATATTCCGGTTGCGGAGATTACGGAACAGTATTTAGACTATCTTCGGCAAATGCAGAAGTTATCTCTGGAGGTGGCCAGCGAATTCGTGGTGATGGCCGCCAGGCTCCTGGAAATCAAGAGCCGCATGCTGCTGCCCCGTTCTCCGAAACCCGGGGAAGCGGAGGCGGAAGAAGCCGACCCCCGGCTGGCCCTTTCCCAGCGCTTGGCGGTTTATCGAGCCTTCAAATATCTAGCCGGTCATTTGTCTGAACTCGAAGAAAGACGGAAACCGGTCTGGACCCGACCTCGATCGGTGAAATCCCCGGAAATCCTGCGGCCAGCCGGCCCCGTCTCGTCGGTGGACGCACTGATCGAGGCCTGGCAACGGGTGCTGTGGAGGGCTTTCGCCGAAAACCGACCGGCGACGGTGGACCGGGACGAACTGCGGATTGAAGATTGGGTGCGGGCGGTTACAGCCAGGCTCCGTCGGGCGAGGGCCCTCACTTTTGCTGATCTTGTTGGTGAGAAGCGGAACCGCGCCCGGGTCGTGGTGACCTTGTTGGCTCTTCTCGAACTCATGAAAGAGCGCCGGGTACGATGTGTTCAGGAAGTGGTGTTTGGCGACATCTGGATCGCCTGGATCGATGAGGGGGTAGAAAAGGACGGAACTCGATTGGACGTCGGTGATTGAAGGGCTGTTGTTCGCCGCCGGTGAGGAAGGACTGAATGAGCGGCAGTTGTCCCAGTACACCGGGCTCTCGGCCCAGGAGGTCCGGAATCGGTGCGAGGAGTTACGAAAACGCCTGGATGAGGCGGGACGGGGCATTCAGCTCCGGAGACTGGACGATCTCTACCAGTTGACGACCCGGCCCGAGCACGCCCCGTTCCTCGAACAGTTGAGTGAGAGTCCGCGCCTGCCCCCCCTCTCCCAGGCCGCCCTGGAGACACTCGCCATCATCGCGTATCGTCAGCCGGTGACCCGAATCGACATCGAAGAGATTCGGGGGGTCAAGTCCGAGCGGGCGCTGGCAACGCTGTTGGGTCGTGGATTGATCCGGGAGACGGGGCGGGCCGATGCCCCGGGACGCCCAATCCTCTACGGCACCACCCCGTACTTCCTGGAGTATTTCGGTTTGCAAGAACTGGGAGATCTGCCGTTTCCAGAGTTGGCGACGACACAAGAAGAAGAAGGGTTTCCACTGTTTGCCGAGGACGAAGAATCACCCGATGATCCGGATGAAACCGGAACTTGAAGGGGATATTATCCTGTGAATTTCGGGTGATGGAGGAACACTTTTCATGTCGGCGTGGATTTGGATCCTCGGGGCATTCTTCATTATAGGCGTCGTCGTTGGGCTGGCTGCCATTTCGCCGGTTGTCGTACAGCTCCACTACGTGCACCATCAGGGAGCAGATCGAGTGACCGTCGATTTTCAAGGATTGTGGGGAATCATCACGAAACATTGGGTGCTGGGAGGTGAAGAAGCCCTCCAGACCGTGGTGGAACGGGCGGTGGAAGGAGCCCGAAAGCTGGACGAAGGGCCCGGAGCCTCCGAGCCGGCAAAGGCGGGCCCTGAAGAAGGGTTGTGGGCTTGGAGGAGATATGCTGACACTGGAAAGCGGATCGCCCGGCTTTGGAGGACCCAGGAAGGGGCCCGACACGCACTGACGAATTTTTTAAAGAGGGTGCATATTAAAACTTGGCGGGCAAATGTGCGGATAGGTACTGGGGAAGCGGCATCCACCGGCGTGGTGGTCGGCGTTCTCTGGTCCTTTTTTTATGTGATGGCGGCACTTCTCGCCCGTCGGGTGCGTCTTGTTTCACCCGAGGCCCGAGTGGATCCCGACTTCCAGCGCCGGCTGATCGAAGTAGAGTTCGAGGGAATAGCCCAGTTCCGGGCG
This region includes:
- a CDS encoding site-2 protease family protein: MLWNSEDLIFRLIAFLIGIVFHELAHGYVADRFGDSTPRRAGRLTLNPVSHIDPIGLLLILFGPFGWAKPVPINPLVFRDRKWALAAVYAAGPAANLVIAVALALVWNMTGGAAASLPGLWGTFLTGVFGYSVLINVVLALFNLIPVPPLDGGRLLELAVARRLGRAWHTFATIGPFVLLLVVITPLSQYVIVPWVFGGLRLFAAWTGYTF
- a CDS encoding segregation and condensation protein A; translated protein: MAYDVRVGSFEGPLDLLLHLVETRKFNIWDIPVAEITEQYLDYLRQMQKLSLEVASEFVVMAARLLEIKSRMLLPRSPKPGEAEAEEADPRLALSQRLAVYRAFKYLAGHLSELEERRKPVWTRPRSVKSPEILRPAGPVSSVDALIEAWQRVLWRAFAENRPATVDRDELRIEDWVRAVTARLRRARALTFADLVGEKRNRARVVVTLLALLELMKERRVRCVQEVVFGDIWIAWIDEGVEKDGTRLDVGD
- the scpB gene encoding SMC-Scp complex subunit ScpB, which translates into the protein MIEGLLFAAGEEGLNERQLSQYTGLSAQEVRNRCEELRKRLDEAGRGIQLRRLDDLYQLTTRPEHAPFLEQLSESPRLPPLSQAALETLAIIAYRQPVTRIDIEEIRGVKSERALATLLGRGLIRETGRADAPGRPILYGTTPYFLEYFGLQELGDLPFPELATTQEEEGFPLFAEDEESPDDPDETGT
- a CDS encoding DUF2953 domain-containing protein, yielding MSAWIWILGAFFIIGVVVGLAAISPVVVQLHYVHHQGADRVTVDFQGLWGIITKHWVLGGEEALQTVVERAVEGARKLDEGPGASEPAKAGPEEGLWAWRRYADTGKRIARLWRTQEGARHALTNFLKRVHIKTWRANVRIGTGEAASTGVVVGVLWSFFYVMAALLARRVRLVSPEARVDPDFQRRLIEVEFEGIAQFRAGQAIRAGVAMAIALWKEGLLWRITQSKT